In Pasteurella multocida subsp. multocida OH4807, a genomic segment contains:
- a CDS encoding 2-succinyl-5-enolpyruvyl-6-hydroxy-3-cyclohexene-1-carboxylate synthase (COG1165 2-succinyl-6-hydroxy-2,4-cyclohexadiene-1-carboxylate synthase) — MSISVFNRCWSKVILETLLRQGVSHFCIAPGSRSTPLTLEAARLQESQRATCYTHFDERGLGFFALGLAKATKKPVAVIVTSGTAAANLYPAIIEARQTGVNLVILTADRPLELLECGANQAILQQNMFADYPVATVNLPRPSQDYPASWLISTLDQACYKQKQQAGVVHINVPFAEPLYDAPNEQVDSHPWLDNITRWLSQPKPWIVQQPEQKEVVMHANWDHWRTMRGIIVVGRLPAEQTMGIMSWANTMGWIALTDVQSGVEASLPYADIWLANQTVKQKLLDADIVIQFGSGLISKRINQFLAEFKREYWIVEHSDRLVDPVLHAHTRFNAKVHHWLRAHPPLRQKPWLLEPLALAKFCASFIEKQVGGNLNEASLAHHLDRILPNNGVLFLGNSLFVRLVDALAKLPDGYPIHTNRGASGIDGLLATAAGIGIGANQPVVAMIGDLSALYDINSLALFKKVTQPTIIFVINNNGGAIFDMLPVDAEVKEKYYRMPHHLEFSHLAQTFELKYARPYTWADLGAVLKMAYSRRETTLIEIKVGASDGSNIYKRLIEQMSYAVIGE, encoded by the coding sequence ATGTCAATAAGCGTATTTAATCGTTGTTGGTCAAAAGTGATTTTAGAGACCTTGTTACGTCAAGGCGTTTCGCATTTTTGTATCGCCCCAGGTTCGCGTTCCACCCCTTTAACACTCGAAGCCGCACGTTTACAAGAAAGTCAACGTGCTACCTGCTACACACATTTTGATGAACGAGGTTTAGGCTTTTTTGCTCTCGGATTAGCCAAAGCCACCAAAAAGCCCGTCGCAGTCATCGTCACTTCAGGGACTGCCGCTGCCAACTTATACCCAGCCATCATTGAAGCGCGTCAAACAGGTGTGAATCTCGTTATTCTCACCGCCGACCGCCCCCTTGAGCTTCTGGAGTGTGGCGCAAATCAAGCGATTTTACAGCAAAATATGTTTGCCGATTATCCTGTCGCCACAGTGAATTTACCTCGTCCAAGTCAGGACTACCCAGCCAGTTGGCTTATTTCCACCTTAGATCAAGCGTGCTATAAACAAAAACAACAAGCAGGCGTTGTGCACATCAACGTACCTTTTGCAGAGCCGCTGTATGACGCACCGAATGAACAAGTGGATTCCCATCCGTGGCTAGACAACATCACACGCTGGTTAAGCCAACCCAAACCTTGGATCGTCCAGCAACCCGAACAAAAAGAAGTCGTCATGCACGCCAACTGGGACCATTGGCGCACCATGCGCGGCATCATCGTCGTAGGGCGCCTACCTGCCGAACAAACCATGGGCATCATGTCGTGGGCAAATACCATGGGTTGGATTGCGTTGACTGATGTGCAATCGGGTGTAGAAGCGAGCTTACCGTACGCAGACATTTGGCTCGCGAACCAAACCGTGAAACAAAAGTTATTAGACGCCGATATTGTCATCCAATTCGGTTCAGGCTTGATCAGCAAACGCATTAATCAATTTCTCGCCGAATTTAAGCGCGAATATTGGATTGTCGAACACAGCGATCGTCTGGTCGATCCTGTGCTTCACGCTCACACCCGCTTTAATGCCAAAGTGCACCATTGGCTACGTGCTCACCCGCCATTACGTCAAAAACCGTGGCTATTAGAACCGCTAGCCTTAGCTAAATTCTGTGCCAGCTTTATTGAAAAACAAGTGGGCGGCAACTTAAATGAAGCCTCACTTGCACACCACCTCGACCGCATTTTGCCAAACAACGGTGTACTCTTTTTGGGCAACAGTTTATTTGTGCGTTTAGTTGATGCCTTAGCAAAATTGCCCGACGGCTACCCAATTCACACCAACCGTGGAGCAAGTGGCATCGATGGGCTACTTGCCACTGCCGCAGGCATTGGTATCGGAGCGAACCAACCCGTTGTCGCGATGATCGGCGACCTCTCGGCGTTATACGATATCAACTCACTTGCGTTATTTAAAAAAGTCACTCAACCGACCATTATCTTTGTCATCAATAATAATGGTGGCGCGATTTTTGATATGCTCCCAGTGGATGCCGAAGTGAAAGAAAAATATTACCGTATGCCGCATCACCTAGAGTTTTCACACCTCGCTCAAACCTTCGAACTGAAATATGCCCGTCCCTATACGTGGGCAGATTTAGGCGCAGTGTTAAAAATGGCGTACTCACGTCGTGAAACCACCTTAATTGAAATTAAAGTGGGGGCAAGTGACGGCAGCAATATCTATAAACGCCTAATTGAACAAATGAGTTATGCTGTCATAGGCGAGTAA
- a CDS encoding aminotransferase AlaT (COG0436 Aspartate/tyrosine/aromatic aminotransferase), with the protein MVRFPKSDKLEHVCYDIRGPVHKEALRLEEEGHKILKLNIGNPAPFGFEAPDEILVDVIRNLPTAQGYCDSKGLYSARKAIVQYYQSKGIHGATVNDVYIGNGVSELITMSLQALLNDGDEVLIPMPDYPLWTAAATLSGGKAVHYLCDEEANWFPDLDDIKSKITSRTKAIVIINPNNPTGAVYSKALLLEIIEIARQHNLLIFADEIYDKILYDGAVHHHIAALAPDLLTVTFNGLSKAYRVAGFRQGWMILNGPKKAAAGYIEGLDMLASMRLCANVPMQHAIQTALGGYQSINEFILPGGRLLEQRNKAYELVNQIPGVSCVKPQGAMYMFPKIDIKKFNIYDDEKMVFDLLSQEKVLLVHGRGFNWHSPDHFRIVTLPYVHQIEEALTKLGRFLETYHQ; encoded by the coding sequence ATGGTTCGTTTTCCTAAATCCGATAAATTAGAACATGTCTGTTACGATATTCGTGGACCTGTTCATAAAGAAGCTCTTCGTCTTGAAGAAGAAGGACATAAAATTTTAAAACTCAATATTGGTAACCCTGCACCATTTGGTTTTGAAGCCCCAGATGAAATTCTTGTTGATGTGATTCGTAATTTGCCGACCGCGCAAGGTTATTGCGATTCGAAAGGGTTATATTCGGCACGTAAAGCGATTGTGCAATATTATCAATCTAAAGGGATTCATGGGGCTACGGTTAATGATGTGTATATCGGTAATGGGGTGTCAGAACTGATTACGATGTCATTACAAGCCTTGTTGAATGATGGTGATGAGGTGTTAATTCCAATGCCTGACTATCCGCTTTGGACAGCCGCCGCAACGTTATCTGGTGGAAAAGCGGTACATTATTTATGTGATGAAGAAGCGAATTGGTTCCCTGATCTTGATGATATTAAAAGTAAAATTACGAGCCGTACCAAAGCGATTGTGATTATTAACCCGAATAATCCAACTGGTGCGGTCTACAGTAAAGCGTTGTTATTAGAGATTATTGAGATTGCTCGCCAGCATAATTTATTGATTTTTGCCGACGAAATTTACGACAAAATTTTGTATGACGGTGCTGTACATCATCACATTGCGGCACTTGCGCCTGATTTGTTAACGGTTACATTTAATGGGCTTTCTAAAGCCTATCGCGTGGCAGGTTTTCGTCAAGGCTGGATGATTTTAAATGGTCCGAAAAAAGCGGCAGCGGGGTATATTGAGGGATTAGATATGCTCGCTTCAATGCGTTTATGTGCGAATGTGCCAATGCAACATGCGATTCAAACGGCATTGGGGGGCTATCAAAGCATTAATGAATTTATTTTGCCGGGTGGGCGTTTGTTGGAACAGCGCAATAAGGCGTATGAGTTGGTTAATCAAATTCCGGGCGTGAGTTGTGTGAAACCACAAGGGGCGATGTATATGTTCCCGAAAATTGATATTAAGAAATTTAATATCTATGACGATGAGAAAATGGTGTTTGATTTGCTCAGTCAAGAAAAAGTGTTGTTAGTACACGGTCGTGGTTTCAACTGGCATTCACCAGATCACTTCCGTATCGTGACACTGCCTTATGTACATCAAATTGAAGAAGCCCTGACAAAATTAGGGCGTTTCTTAGAGACCTATCATCAATAA
- a CDS encoding filamentous hemagglutinin protein, with amino-acid sequence MPETLKTDANVLALNENYYIDADLSNFSAYKKQPLEREAFSSGHNLSEELSKLVDRGYRGKVQEIETIEHLPNKLNNLESPRAAHAELGENALIYGLKQGRKELIARANAADTEGNNAILADSYVGKLNLGFEFAQLSSFAKQVKAGNVSEQDIQEIASFTDSMAKMARRDDSRNRINEANVEDNQRIIRELIKNENAVDALKRIATLSDQEQDMYDALRKNPKFDMEELQESANYTTEENKAIRDYQTTQTALNDARMDFFAEKTKFIAKETLERGGQLYFALDGLATDTPTYRENSKIDLARLKEVFDPANPFYDSVTSRELRYLYENYKDHPNLKFTIKDHVIENPLKTLEIPTTESAVSSGEQSTAYKKQLLPNLFKRKAKSEGPKIEHLGGTTDKDAFYFPLDKIVTKNNGISKDMKVNLDNIKKAFNPKDSHYESSEARNLRALYEQDPTMSSTRFVIGNQVIENPFKSPELQDYIKKHHVNEPVAKKAKPLPAVPTKAVAGKEDALQKPSHTHPRKPVQPPKPKAEQAADPSAIYAQVNKNRKAAQVDGFYPESQLRTRSDRIVEQVSHTPTTEPTYADLQFPRNATRSQAHGSDAVIYDEVASPAQRNGAKKPEKPKTAQKPQKPQALSHGIIPESQLKTRSDRLVEQVSHVPTTEPTYAELQFQNQGKHAARRDSNEVVYETLTPKAPSKPAPKKPEKPQKVQKPGADQPLSKGIIPESQLKTRSDRIVEQVSHAPTTDPVYADVQFRPTGKNQNVISSHEETIYEKVGTKTQEEPIYQNVIRKNAK; translated from the coding sequence TTGCCAGAGACGTTGAAAACCGATGCAAATGTCTTGGCTTTAAATGAAAACTATTATATTGATGCGGATCTCTCAAATTTCTCGGCTTATAAAAAACAGCCATTAGAAAGAGAAGCATTTAGTTCTGGTCATAATCTGAGTGAAGAGCTCAGTAAATTGGTCGATCGTGGTTATCGAGGTAAAGTTCAAGAAATTGAAACGATTGAACATTTACCAAATAAACTGAATAACCTTGAGTCACCACGAGCGGCGCACGCAGAATTAGGTGAAAATGCCTTAATCTATGGATTAAAACAAGGCAGAAAAGAACTGATCGCGCGAGCAAATGCGGCAGATACAGAAGGAAATAACGCGATTCTAGCGGATAGCTATGTCGGTAAATTGAATCTTGGATTTGAGTTTGCTCAATTGAGTTCATTTGCAAAACAAGTGAAAGCAGGCAATGTGAGCGAGCAAGATATTCAAGAGATCGCTTCATTTACTGATTCTATGGCAAAAATGGCGCGTCGTGATGATTCGAGAAACCGTATCAATGAAGCAAATGTTGAAGATAACCAACGTATTATTCGTGAGTTAATCAAGAATGAAAATGCAGTGGATGCCTTGAAACGTATTGCGACCTTGAGCGATCAAGAACAAGACATGTACGATGCCTTGAGAAAAAATCCAAAATTCGATATGGAAGAGCTACAAGAGTCAGCTAACTACACTACGGAAGAAAATAAAGCCATCCGTGACTATCAAACGACACAAACGGCTTTAAATGACGCCCGAATGGATTTCTTTGCAGAAAAAACGAAGTTTATTGCGAAAGAAACGTTAGAACGTGGTGGACAATTGTATTTCGCGTTAGATGGCTTGGCGACAGATACACCAACTTATCGAGAAAATTCAAAAATTGATTTAGCTCGTTTGAAAGAGGTGTTTGATCCTGCAAATCCGTTCTATGATTCTGTGACATCGAGAGAGTTAAGATACTTGTATGAAAACTACAAAGATCATCCAAACTTGAAATTTACGATTAAGGATCATGTTATTGAGAATCCGCTAAAAACATTAGAGATTCCAACTACGGAAAGTGCGGTTTCTTCTGGTGAACAAAGTACGGCATACAAAAAACAATTGTTGCCTAACTTGTTCAAGCGTAAAGCAAAATCAGAAGGTCCAAAAATCGAGCATCTTGGTGGAACAACAGATAAAGACGCGTTCTATTTCCCATTAGATAAGATCGTGACGAAAAATAATGGTATTTCTAAAGATATGAAAGTGAATCTTGATAATATTAAGAAAGCATTCAACCCGAAAGATAGCCATTATGAGAGTTCGGAGGCGAGAAATCTAAGAGCGTTGTATGAGCAAGATCCAACGATGTCTTCTACTCGATTTGTGATCGGTAACCAAGTGATTGAAAATCCATTTAAATCACCTGAGTTACAAGATTACATTAAGAAACATCATGTGAACGAGCCAGTTGCGAAGAAAGCAAAACCATTACCAGCAGTACCGACTAAAGCGGTGGCAGGTAAAGAAGACGCTTTACAAAAACCATCTCATACTCACCCAAGAAAACCGGTGCAACCGCCGAAGCCAAAAGCGGAGCAAGCGGCTGATCCAAGCGCTATTTATGCACAAGTGAATAAAAATAGAAAAGCGGCGCAAGTAGACGGTTTCTATCCTGAGTCTCAATTGAGAACCAGAAGTGATCGAATTGTAGAACAAGTGAGTCATACACCGACAACGGAGCCAACTTATGCGGACTTACAATTCCCTCGCAACGCAACGCGTTCTCAGGCACATGGCTCAGATGCGGTGATTTATGATGAAGTGGCATCTCCAGCACAACGCAATGGTGCGAAAAAACCAGAGAAACCAAAAACAGCGCAAAAACCTCAGAAACCACAGGCATTAAGTCATGGGATTATTCCAGAATCACAACTGAAAACCAGAAGTGATCGCCTTGTGGAGCAGGTGAGTCATGTACCAACAACGGAACCAACGTATGCTGAGTTGCAGTTCCAAAATCAAGGGAAACACGCAGCGCGCCGTGATTCAAATGAGGTGGTATATGAAACGCTGACGCCTAAAGCACCGAGCAAACCTGCGCCTAAAAAGCCAGAAAAACCGCAGAAAGTGCAAAAGCCTGGCGCCGATCAACCACTTAGCAAAGGGATTATTCCTGAGTCACAACTGAAAACCAGAAGTGATCGAATTGTAGAACAAGTGAGTCATGCACCGACGACTGACCCCGTCTATGCTGATGTGCAATTCCGTCCAACTGGTAAGAATCAAAATGTGATTTCTTCTCACGAAGAAACGATTTATGAGAAAGTTGGGACAAAAACGCAGGAAGAACCGATTTATCAAAACGTGATTAGAAAAAATGCGAAATGA
- a CDS encoding LspB protein (COG2831 Hemolysin activation/secretion protein) — protein MYPNEQNPLAQELSRLKNKQQFEHVDENFKKAQQFLEDKQATEEKTFSLPEGAAASKYKITSVAIDLAEENVSLDFEEVIEAYKDQPLSTKVVFQLVKDLTEVLYRAGYVTSAIGLKHSKIQSGDLEFIVLWGKVNDVLVEGEQAMGFRDKAMVSVLPNLKGNILKVHDIDQLVEILNTTNKTAKVNVVASEQKGISNLNIERQRSIAPDLTIGFNNSGTDGNKNGRNQVTASLSWSDLLGTNDSWHFSTGHRLYDYSRFNNQRNYSLTYSQPIGFSTLELKVSESGYKKALEGGRGVFASTGKTQTGAVKLSNVLLRNKETILTLYGEVEFKKRISYFTDIQIGHYHNNKANVGLSYVTNLGYGKLYADLSYANGLRWFNANRSAYDEKGEKTLKLLSGSINWTRPIAMFERTMNYQLRIGGQYGFDSLYSENQFSIGDEYTVRGFKGGAASGDSGAYLSQTLTLPFYPQKAYLSQISPFVGVDIGKIHLKQTHQTESLAGVAFGVKAQASALSLSFTYGQPINGVGTVKNSAKKPVYYFSGSLSF, from the coding sequence GTGTATCCCAATGAACAAAACCCGTTAGCGCAAGAATTGTCACGTTTGAAAAACAAACAACAATTTGAACATGTCGACGAAAACTTTAAAAAAGCACAACAGTTTTTAGAAGACAAACAAGCAACCGAAGAAAAAACCTTTTCTTTGCCAGAGGGCGCCGCCGCAAGTAAATACAAAATTACCAGCGTTGCCATCGATCTCGCAGAGGAAAATGTCTCCCTCGATTTTGAGGAAGTGATCGAAGCATATAAAGACCAACCACTTTCCACCAAAGTCGTCTTTCAGCTTGTAAAAGACCTCACTGAAGTGCTGTATCGCGCAGGCTATGTGACCAGTGCCATCGGATTAAAACATTCCAAAATCCAAAGTGGCGATCTGGAATTTATTGTCCTTTGGGGGAAAGTCAACGATGTACTGGTTGAAGGCGAACAAGCAATGGGCTTTCGAGATAAAGCCATGGTTTCTGTCTTGCCCAATTTAAAAGGCAACATCTTAAAAGTTCACGACATCGACCAACTGGTTGAAATCTTAAATACCACCAATAAAACCGCCAAAGTCAATGTAGTTGCCAGTGAACAAAAAGGCATTTCTAATTTAAATATAGAAAGACAACGTAGCATCGCTCCCGATCTCACGATTGGTTTCAATAACTCAGGAACAGACGGCAACAAAAACGGGCGTAACCAAGTCACCGCCAGTTTGTCTTGGAGCGACTTATTAGGCACCAACGACAGTTGGCATTTCTCAACGGGGCACCGTCTCTACGATTACAGCCGTTTCAACAACCAACGTAACTATTCCCTCACCTACAGCCAACCGATTGGTTTCTCAACGCTGGAATTAAAAGTCTCGGAGTCAGGCTATAAAAAAGCCCTTGAAGGCGGGAGAGGGGTCTTTGCGTCAACGGGGAAAACCCAAACGGGCGCAGTCAAACTGTCTAACGTATTGCTACGTAACAAAGAAACCATCTTAACCCTTTATGGCGAAGTGGAATTTAAAAAACGTATCAGTTACTTCACCGATATTCAAATCGGTCACTACCACAATAATAAAGCCAATGTCGGCTTATCCTATGTCACCAACCTAGGCTACGGGAAATTATATGCCGACCTGTCTTATGCGAATGGCTTAAGATGGTTTAACGCCAATCGCTCCGCTTATGATGAAAAAGGAGAAAAAACGTTAAAATTATTGTCAGGAAGTATCAACTGGACTCGTCCAATAGCTATGTTTGAACGGACAATGAATTACCAACTCCGTATCGGTGGACAATATGGCTTTGACAGCCTGTATTCAGAAAACCAATTTTCCATTGGCGATGAATACACGGTAAGAGGCTTTAAAGGCGGCGCCGCTTCAGGCGACAGCGGAGCCTACCTCTCGCAAACCTTGACCTTGCCTTTCTATCCACAAAAAGCCTACCTCTCGCAAATTTCGCCATTTGTTGGGGTGGATATCGGTAAGATTCACCTCAAACAAACGCACCAAACGGAGAGCCTCGCGGGTGTGGCATTTGGGGTCAAAGCACAAGCCAGTGCTTTGTCGCTCTCATTCACCTATGGTCAGCCGATTAATGGAGTGGGTACCGTGAAAAACAGCGCGAAAAAACCAGTTTACTACTTTAGTGGTTCCCTATCTTTTTAA
- a CDS encoding protein PfhB2 (COG3210 Large exoproteins involved in heme utilization or adhesion), producing MNKNRYKLIFSQSKSCLVPVAECIKSAVGNGSSDAVNTTESDAEEPPLAAPHALSPVPLWVKNTFNPVSSVMQLTWKHVSVLLLTIVSAPVLSATEDVDPHREETLNALAKIKTQELKKIGEEQNIQLDKTNSGKNNNTIQLHHTENNVLVIDITKPNDKGVSDNRFQKFIVPNGAIFRNNNAQARSEIVGYLDANPNLKNQKLADVILTQVTGSAASTIKGALEVLGQQADLVIANQNGITLNGAKAINAKHFLVTTSSLIDPDKLELEVTKGTVTIDVNGFATDGLPYLDIIAKKIEQKQSILPEIDKSTQTKITMIAGESQYNLEKHTLTKRSGKDAQEGEIAITGASTGAMHGKHTMIKRRSRNTAMTIVCQRR from the coding sequence ATGAATAAAAATCGTTATAAACTTATTTTTAGCCAATCAAAATCTTGTCTTGTGCCCGTTGCTGAATGCATTAAGTCAGCCGTAGGCAATGGCTCTTCAGATGCTGTTAACACAACAGAAAGCGACGCTGAGGAACCGCCCCTCGCTGCCCCCCATGCCTTATCCCCCGTGCCATTATGGGTAAAAAATACCTTTAACCCTGTTTCTTCAGTCATGCAGCTCACCTGGAAACATGTCTCAGTTTTATTGTTGACCATAGTGTCGGCACCTGTACTTTCTGCTACTGAGGATGTCGATCCTCATCGTGAGGAGACTTTAAATGCATTAGCCAAGATTAAAACTCAGGAATTAAAAAAAATCGGAGAAGAGCAAAATATTCAGCTGGATAAAACTAATTCAGGAAAAAATAATAATACGATACAGTTGCATCACACAGAAAACAATGTACTTGTGATTGATATTACTAAACCAAATGATAAGGGAGTTTCAGATAACCGATTCCAAAAGTTTATTGTTCCGAATGGTGCCATATTCAGAAATAATAATGCTCAAGCAAGATCAGAAATAGTTGGATATCTAGATGCTAACCCCAATTTAAAAAATCAAAAACTGGCTGATGTGATTTTGACGCAAGTAACAGGTTCAGCAGCGAGTACCATTAAAGGCGCTTTAGAAGTTCTTGGGCAGCAAGCGGATCTGGTGATTGCTAACCAAAATGGGATTACCTTAAATGGTGCCAAAGCCATTAATGCCAAACATTTTTTAGTGACAACCAGTAGTCTCATCGATCCTGACAAATTAGAATTAGAGGTGACCAAAGGAACGGTGACAATTGATGTCAACGGTTTTGCCACAGATGGCTTACCTTATTTAGATATTATTGCGAAAAAAATTGAGCAAAAACAATCCATTCTACCTGAAATCGATAAAAGTACTCAAACAAAGATCACGATGATAGCGGGTGAAAGTCAATACAATCTAGAGAAACATACGTTAACGAAACGCTCAGGCAAAGATGCACAAGAAGGAGAAATCGCGATTACTGGCGCAAGTACAGGCGCAATGCACGGTAAACACACCATGATCAAGCGCAGATCACGAAACACCGCTATGACAATAGTTTGCCAGAGACGTTGA
- a CDS encoding 2-succinyl-6-hydroxy-2,4-cyclohexadiene-1-carboxylate synthase (COG0596 Predicted hydrolases or acyltransferases (alpha/beta hydrolase superfamily)), whose protein sequence is MPTLVFLHGLLGSKEDWKNVIENLPHFSCLALDLPFHAQAKHVQVNDFEQTCDYLATQIKAQLSNQPYYLIGYSLGGRIALYYALHYSKAKGQLQGVIVEGANLGLTSETEKHTRWQQDQAWAARFNTQPPQDVLADWYQQPVFAHLTATERAELIEKRAEQCGSNIAQMLLATSLAKQPDFRPSLRTSTLPIHYFCGDKDQKFKQLALDTGLNLTLIEQAGHNAHREQSQQFAKNIQEKIVF, encoded by the coding sequence ATGCCAACGCTTGTTTTTTTACACGGTTTACTCGGCAGCAAAGAGGACTGGAAAAACGTCATCGAAAACTTGCCGCATTTTTCCTGCCTAGCACTGGATTTGCCTTTTCATGCACAAGCCAAACACGTCCAAGTGAACGACTTTGAACAAACCTGTGACTACTTAGCCACACAAATCAAAGCACAGCTTAGTAACCAACCTTATTACTTAATTGGTTATTCATTAGGCGGGCGCATCGCCTTGTATTACGCCTTACATTATTCAAAAGCCAAAGGACAACTTCAAGGTGTCATCGTAGAAGGTGCTAATCTTGGCTTAACCAGTGAAACAGAAAAACACACACGCTGGCAACAAGATCAAGCTTGGGCAGCACGTTTTAACACACAACCTCCTCAAGATGTCTTGGCAGACTGGTATCAACAACCCGTTTTTGCACATTTAACGGCGACAGAACGCGCGGAATTAATTGAAAAACGTGCCGAGCAATGTGGAAGCAATATCGCACAAATGTTGCTCGCAACCAGTTTAGCCAAACAGCCAGATTTCCGCCCATCGTTACGCACATCAACCTTACCGATTCACTATTTTTGTGGCGACAAAGATCAAAAATTCAAGCAACTGGCATTAGACACAGGTCTCAATCTCACTCTAATTGAACAAGCAGGACACAACGCCCATCGCGAACAAAGCCAACAGTTTGCAAAGAATATACAAGAAAAGATTGTTTTTTAA
- a CDS encoding menaquinone-specific isochorismate synthase (COG1169 Isochorismate synthase), with protein MDNLQTIQAQLVAQIHAYQPSQDQPIACFQTHSVKPFSLLSWLKAQQSYPQFYLNSRDGALIWAATGAVRQFSDIALAEKFVSTPGLSLVGGMQFYGETRFVLPRILLQQTQAGVTVSVFIDTTNFVQDKQTALASLADFTHQAPLETVQQHIRLISQKANQAEWCHWVELGLQKIQQGELSKIVLANESCFATSSPLNPKDFLAESEKYNLGCYHFLLAESKTRAFIGSTPELLYRRQGQQLKTEALAGTAFMGDDEEQNQQQSDWLLHDKKNEYENQLVVDGICQNLHPFVQQITVEGVELKKLRKVQHLRRKISAQLKTGCGDKDILLAIHPTAAVAGLPQLDAKQALRKLENFDRTWYAGTLGVMTASQADFCVTIRSAFIEQVDNHSQLSVFAGAGIVEGSVPLLEWREIERKAAGLVSLLQQNQL; from the coding sequence ATGGATAACTTGCAAACAATTCAAGCACAGCTAGTCGCACAAATTCATGCTTATCAGCCGAGCCAAGATCAACCGATTGCTTGTTTTCAAACCCATTCAGTGAAACCGTTTTCGTTACTCTCATGGTTGAAAGCGCAACAAAGTTATCCGCAATTTTATTTGAACAGCCGAGATGGCGCATTAATATGGGCAGCAACAGGCGCAGTGCGTCAATTTTCGGATATCGCATTAGCAGAAAAATTTGTCAGCACACCAGGATTATCCCTTGTTGGAGGAATGCAGTTTTATGGGGAAACCCGATTTGTGTTACCCCGCATTTTGCTCCAACAAACGCAAGCTGGCGTCACAGTCAGCGTTTTCATAGATACAACAAATTTTGTACAAGATAAACAAACCGCCCTTGCCAGCTTAGCAGATTTTACACATCAAGCCCCACTTGAAACGGTACAACAGCACATTCGTTTAATCTCACAAAAAGCGAATCAAGCAGAATGGTGCCACTGGGTAGAATTAGGGCTACAAAAAATTCAACAAGGCGAGTTAAGCAAAATTGTGTTAGCGAATGAAAGTTGTTTTGCAACCTCTAGCCCACTTAACCCAAAGGATTTTTTAGCGGAAAGTGAAAAATACAACTTAGGTTGTTATCACTTTTTATTGGCGGAAAGTAAGACCCGTGCGTTTATCGGCTCTACCCCAGAATTACTGTATCGCCGCCAAGGGCAACAGCTCAAAACAGAAGCGCTAGCGGGCACCGCATTTATGGGTGATGACGAAGAACAAAATCAACAACAAAGCGATTGGTTATTGCACGACAAGAAAAACGAATATGAAAACCAATTAGTTGTCGACGGCATTTGTCAAAATTTACATCCTTTTGTGCAACAAATTACAGTCGAAGGTGTCGAACTGAAAAAATTGCGCAAAGTGCAACATCTCAGACGTAAAATTTCAGCCCAATTAAAAACAGGCTGTGGGGATAAAGACATTTTACTTGCCATACATCCAACTGCCGCTGTGGCAGGATTGCCACAACTGGATGCCAAACAAGCGCTCCGTAAGTTAGAAAATTTTGATCGCACTTGGTATGCGGGGACATTAGGAGTGATGACTGCTTCACAAGCGGATTTTTGTGTCACCATTCGATCGGCATTTATTGAACAAGTCGACAATCACAGCCAATTGTCTGTTTTTGCTGGGGCGGGGATTGTTGAAGGCTCGGTTCCACTGCTAGAATGGAGGGAAATTGAGCGTAAGGCCGCAGGGCTCGTATCATTATTGCAACAGAATCAATTATAA